Proteins from a genomic interval of Salinarchaeum sp. Harcht-Bsk1:
- a CDS encoding GTPBP1 family GTP-binding protein: MSPPRAALEQALDRGEREGGSVEFKERLSKDTHLSEGRRESLAAQLRHRVLSGDGEATYVLGVTDDGGIAGVAPDVFSETMDVLSLLAEEAECHIDEVQTWGVPVEETSPELDGSMDAAEVPDPRRGHVSSGDVDADRGLVGLATVREGAILETDDEHIVVGTAGHVDHGKSTLVGTLLTGQADDGEGGTRSYLDVQPHEVERGLSADLSYGVYGFDDDGPVRMDNPDRKTDRARIVEEADRLVSFVDTVGHEPWLRTTIRGLVGQKLDYGLLTVAADDGPTRTTREHLGVLLATDLPTMVAITKTDLVSEERLEEAEREIERLLRDADRTPLLVRRHGVEAAIEEIDETVVPIVGTSAVTMEGITVLDELFEHLPKTGGGAAADPFRMYVDRTYSVTGVGAVASGTITSGTVESGDELLLGPMPDGSFREVEVRSIEMHYHRVDRARAGRIVGIALKGVEEREIDRGMALLPRDAEPTPTREFEAEVMVLNHPTRIDAGYEPVVHLETLSEAAAIYPEDGPLLPGDTGRARLRFKFQPYLVQEGQRFVFREGSSKGVGTVLDAAPEE; encoded by the coding sequence ATGAGCCCGCCGCGGGCCGCGCTCGAGCAGGCGCTCGATCGCGGCGAACGCGAAGGGGGCAGCGTGGAGTTCAAGGAGCGCCTCTCGAAGGACACCCACCTCTCGGAGGGGCGCAGGGAGAGCCTGGCGGCACAACTCCGCCACCGGGTGCTCTCCGGCGACGGCGAGGCGACCTACGTCCTCGGCGTCACTGATGACGGCGGCATCGCCGGCGTCGCCCCCGACGTCTTCTCCGAGACGATGGACGTCCTCAGCCTGCTCGCCGAGGAGGCCGAGTGCCACATCGACGAGGTCCAGACCTGGGGCGTCCCCGTCGAAGAGACTAGCCCCGAACTCGACGGATCGATGGACGCTGCGGAGGTGCCGGATCCCCGCCGCGGTCACGTCAGCTCCGGGGACGTCGACGCGGATCGCGGCCTCGTGGGGCTCGCAACGGTCCGCGAGGGCGCGATTCTCGAGACGGACGACGAGCACATCGTCGTCGGCACCGCCGGCCACGTCGACCACGGCAAGTCCACGCTCGTCGGCACGCTGCTGACCGGGCAGGCCGACGACGGCGAGGGCGGCACTCGCTCCTACCTCGACGTCCAGCCCCACGAGGTCGAGCGCGGCCTCTCCGCGGACCTCTCCTACGGCGTCTACGGCTTCGACGACGACGGCCCGGTGCGGATGGACAACCCCGATCGAAAGACGGACCGGGCGCGGATCGTCGAGGAGGCCGACCGGCTCGTCTCCTTCGTCGACACCGTCGGCCACGAGCCCTGGCTGCGGACGACGATCCGCGGCCTCGTCGGCCAGAAGCTCGACTACGGGCTGTTGACGGTTGCGGCCGACGACGGCCCGACCCGGACGACCCGCGAGCACCTCGGCGTCCTGCTCGCGACGGACCTCCCGACGATGGTCGCGATCACGAAGACCGACCTCGTCTCCGAGGAGCGCCTCGAGGAGGCCGAACGGGAGATCGAGCGCCTCCTGCGCGACGCCGACCGCACGCCGCTGCTCGTACGGCGACACGGCGTCGAGGCCGCGATCGAGGAGATCGACGAGACCGTCGTCCCGATCGTCGGCACGAGCGCGGTGACGATGGAGGGCATCACCGTCCTCGACGAACTGTTCGAGCACCTCCCGAAGACCGGCGGCGGTGCGGCCGCCGACCCCTTCCGGATGTACGTGGACCGGACCTACTCGGTCACGGGCGTCGGTGCGGTCGCGTCGGGAACGATCACCTCCGGCACCGTCGAGTCCGGCGACGAACTCTTGCTGGGGCCGATGCCCGACGGTTCCTTCCGTGAAGTCGAGGTCCGTTCGATCGAGATGCACTACCACCGCGTCGACAGGGCCCGGGCGGGCCGGATCGTCGGCATCGCGCTCAAGGGCGTCGAGGAGCGGGAGATCGACCGCGGGATGGCGCTCCTGCCTCGCGACGCCGAGCCGACGCCGACCCGCGAGTTCGAAGCCGAGGTGATGGTGCTCAACCACCCGACGCGCATCGACGCCGGCTACGAGCCCGTGGTCCACCTCGAGACCCTGAGCGAGGCGGCGGCGATCTACCCGGAGGACGGCCCGCTCCTGCCCGGTGACACCGGTCGCGCCCGCCTCCGCTTCAAGTTCCAGCCGTACCTCGTCCAGGAAGGCCAGCGCTTCGTCTTCCGCGAGGGAAGTAGCAAGGGCGTGGGGACGGTCCTGGATGCGGCACCAGAGGAGTGA
- a CDS encoding ABC transporter ATP-binding protein — protein sequence MALLEISDLTVEFYTEEGVVTAVDELSYHVERGETFGVVGESGAGKSVSSLSLMQLIDDPGRIVGGSIRFDNPDTTERLEGEYPERVIDVDELRTEYDLSEVVRDLAQTGADGADLTGNDAHEGMSPTDVPASEYDFHDVLERGHAVDLGLIDEHDFIVHDGSDSYVELMRAPEPAVRSIRGREIAMIFQDAQTALNPVYPVGEQVAEPIRHHLDYSESEAKERAIQLLDEVGIPDAEARYSDYPHEFSGGMQQRAVIAMALSCDPDLLIADEPTTALDVTIEAQILEQIQDLAAEFDTAVQFITHDLGVIAEICDRVMVMYGGKPVEKASVEELYYDPKHPYTVGLMSSIPRVGDQSERLQTIPGTMPDLVELPPGCSFHPRCPFAEEACTRKEPALVDPSTGEEVDEMADRGAACLEYTGDLEGGLDYEVKVEDADVDLENQAAVDAQGGDSDV from the coding sequence ATGGCACTGCTCGAGATCTCCGACCTGACGGTCGAGTTCTACACCGAGGAGGGCGTCGTCACCGCCGTCGACGAACTCTCCTACCACGTCGAACGCGGCGAAACGTTCGGCGTCGTCGGAGAGAGCGGAGCGGGCAAGTCCGTCAGCTCCCTCTCGCTGATGCAGCTTATCGACGATCCAGGCCGCATCGTCGGTGGCTCGATCCGCTTCGACAATCCCGACACGACCGAACGGCTCGAAGGCGAGTATCCCGAGCGCGTCATCGACGTCGACGAACTCCGCACAGAGTACGACCTGTCGGAGGTCGTGCGGGATCTCGCCCAGACCGGGGCAGACGGCGCTGACCTGACGGGGAACGACGCCCACGAGGGAATGTCGCCGACGGATGTCCCGGCGAGCGAGTACGACTTCCACGACGTTCTGGAGCGGGGCCACGCCGTCGACCTCGGACTCATCGACGAGCACGACTTCATCGTCCACGACGGCAGCGACAGCTACGTGGAGTTGATGCGTGCGCCCGAACCGGCGGTCCGGTCGATCCGCGGTCGCGAGATCGCGATGATCTTCCAGGACGCCCAGACGGCGCTCAATCCGGTCTACCCCGTCGGCGAGCAGGTCGCGGAGCCGATCCGTCACCACCTCGATTACTCCGAGTCAGAGGCGAAGGAGCGAGCGATCCAGCTCCTCGACGAGGTCGGGATCCCCGACGCAGAGGCGCGATACTCGGACTACCCACACGAGTTCTCCGGCGGAATGCAACAGCGCGCAGTCATCGCGATGGCGCTGTCCTGTGACCCCGACCTCTTGATCGCCGACGAGCCGACGACTGCGCTAGACGTAACCATCGAGGCACAGATCCTCGAACAGATTCAGGATCTTGCTGCGGAGTTCGACACCGCCGTCCAGTTCATCACGCACGACCTGGGCGTCATCGCAGAGATCTGCGATCGCGTGATGGTGATGTACGGCGGCAAGCCCGTCGAGAAGGCGTCCGTCGAAGAGCTCTACTACGATCCCAAACACCCCTACACGGTCGGACTGATGAGTTCGATCCCGCGGGTCGGCGACCAGAGCGAGCGGCTCCAGACGATTCCCGGCACGATGCCGGACCTCGTCGAGTTGCCGCCCGGGTGTAGCTTCCACCCGCGCTGTCCGTTCGCAGAAGAGGCCTGTACCAGGAAGGAACCAGCACTCGTCGACCCCTCGACTGGCGAGGAGGTCGACGAGATGGCCGACCGTGGCGCGGCGTGTCTCGAGTACACCGGCGACCTCGAGGGCGGTCTCGACTACGAGGTGAAGGTCGAGGACGCCGACGTCGACCTGGAGAACCAGGCCGCGGTCGACGCACAGGGAGGTGATAGCGATGTCTAG
- a CDS encoding SDR family oxidoreductase translates to MTRTLLTGATGTLGSELLPRLREAGHDVIAASRSPPTDSGGDDPIGRGSDSELEWVELDLGTGEGIEGAVAAADVIVHAASNATGDSEAVDARGTGRLVAAAEAADVSHLVYPSIVGVDEMTSFSYYEHKLAAEQAIREGDVPWTIVRATQFHEFVDELLGMVARLPIWPWVTRFRVQPIAAAEVAVAISEHADEDPVGYAAELGGSEVRTGRELAEAYRSARGYRRPIVRLPLPGKTAAAFRAGAATTPDRAVGKQPWEAWLAERYD, encoded by the coding sequence GTGACGCGAACGCTCCTGACCGGCGCGACCGGGACCCTCGGCTCGGAGCTACTGCCGCGACTCCGCGAGGCCGGCCACGACGTGATCGCTGCGAGTCGGTCACCCCCGACCGATTCCGGTGGGGACGATCCGATTGGCCGCGGTAGCGATTCCGAACTCGAGTGGGTCGAACTCGACCTGGGCACGGGCGAGGGGATCGAGGGGGCAGTGGCAGCCGCGGACGTGATCGTCCACGCGGCGAGCAACGCGACGGGCGATTCCGAGGCGGTCGACGCTCGGGGAACCGGGCGGCTGGTCGCTGCAGCCGAGGCGGCGGACGTCTCCCACCTCGTCTACCCCTCGATCGTGGGCGTCGACGAGATGACCTCCTTCAGCTACTACGAACACAAACTCGCCGCCGAGCAGGCGATCCGTGAGGGCGACGTCCCCTGGACGATCGTCCGTGCGACGCAGTTTCACGAGTTCGTCGACGAACTGCTCGGCATGGTCGCACGGCTCCCGATCTGGCCGTGGGTCACGCGATTTCGGGTCCAGCCCATCGCCGCTGCCGAGGTCGCGGTCGCGATTTCCGAGCACGCCGACGAGGATCCGGTCGGCTACGCCGCGGAACTTGGCGGTTCTGAGGTCCGAACCGGCCGCGAACTCGCAGAGGCGTACCGCTCGGCCCGCGGGTACAGGCGGCCGATCGTCCGCCTGCCGCTCCCGGGAAAGACAGCCGCTGCGTTCCGGGCCGGCGCTGCGACGACCCCCGACCGCGCGGTGGGGAAGCAGCCCTGGGAAGCGTGGCTCGCCGAGCGGTACGACTGA
- a CDS encoding ABC transporter permease, with translation MERGRITISGFDPERVTEREALSDWTDESSSETKSRWWRAWRRFRRNRSAMLGLLIVALMAAIAFFSMPVKVFGVTVQPFHLAPHRPDKILYLTNPDVSIYQQPNFEYPMGTDQNGRDMLSRVMVGARYSISIGFIVVAITGTIGLIYGAIAGYYGGWVDELLMRFVDTIFAFPGLVLALVIVTMLGKGYWELVLAFSAFGWASYARLIRGEILKVKQEEYVTAAKALGARDASVIFRHIVPNAIAPLIVQASLSIGTVVIGVAALGFLGLGFPPGTPEWGTMLDSTRQTLIQGPGGSIPWWATVYPGGAIFLFVMAMNMIGDGINDALDAQEVSTVGQGGGG, from the coding sequence ATGGAACGTGGACGCATCACGATTTCCGGGTTCGATCCGGAGCGCGTGACTGAACGGGAAGCACTGTCGGACTGGACCGACGAATCCAGCTCTGAAACGAAGAGTCGATGGTGGCGCGCGTGGCGACGATTCCGTCGGAATCGCTCCGCGATGCTCGGACTGCTGATCGTCGCTCTCATGGCAGCGATTGCGTTCTTCTCGATGCCGGTGAAGGTGTTCGGCGTGACGGTCCAGCCGTTCCACCTGGCGCCACACCGGCCGGACAAGATCCTCTACCTGACCAATCCCGACGTGAGCATCTACCAGCAGCCCAACTTCGAGTATCCGATGGGAACCGACCAGAACGGGCGCGACATGCTCTCGCGCGTGATGGTTGGTGCACGATACAGCATCTCCATTGGCTTCATCGTCGTCGCGATCACTGGCACGATCGGGCTGATCTACGGCGCGATTGCCGGGTACTACGGAGGATGGGTAGACGAACTCCTCATGCGGTTCGTCGACACGATCTTCGCGTTCCCCGGACTCGTACTCGCACTCGTCATCGTGACGATGCTCGGGAAGGGATACTGGGAACTCGTCCTGGCCTTCTCGGCGTTCGGGTGGGCCAGTTACGCCCGTCTCATCCGGGGAGAGATTCTCAAGGTCAAACAGGAGGAGTACGTCACCGCAGCCAAGGCGCTCGGTGCACGCGACGCCTCCGTCATCTTCAGGCACATCGTTCCGAACGCGATCGCACCCCTGATCGTCCAGGCGTCGCTGTCGATCGGAACCGTCGTGATCGGCGTCGCCGCGCTCGGGTTCCTCGGACTGGGCTTCCCACCCGGAACGCCAGAGTGGGGAACGATGCTCGACTCGACTCGCCAGACGCTGATCCAGGGCCCCGGCGGCTCTATTCCGTGGTGGGCCACGGTCTATCCCGGCGGCGCAATCTTCCTGTTCGTCATGGCGATGAACATGATCGGCGACGGGATCAACGACGCACTCGATGCCCAGGAAGTCAGCACCGTCGGCCAGGGAGGTGGTGGATAG
- a CDS encoding ABC transporter ATP-binding protein, with protein MSRANEEPILRAENLTKHFDTSEGFIDDLLGRSQMVKAVDGVDLELYEGETLGVVGESGCGKTTLGRTLLRLLEPTDGSVTYRQRVDDATAGDGTRSTEREEIDLMDLSSRKLRSLRTDLQYIFQDPFSSLNPRLTVGDIIGEPLDIHDIASGQERNDRIKVLLDTVGLNPSHVNRYPHEFSGGQRQRIGIARALAVDPEIIVCDEPVSALDVSVQAQILNLLEDLQEEFGLSYVFIAHDLSVVEHISDRIAVMYLGEFAEVGTTEEIFEPPYHPYAEALLSAIPEPDPGWEGDRILLPGTVPSPINPPSGCRFHSRCPRVIQPESVDLEQADWRSLMDFKVRLREAEGLESVTAIEGAEETSAVDTSSEITAEGHVDPETASRAELDTLVRDEFELPATLADSRAESVLSDTIGALHEGDVRGASEHIDEELPSPCETTTPEQIHVGGTHQIACLRYDDTHEGTRPVWEGQSPGDATADD; from the coding sequence ATGTCTAGAGCGAACGAGGAGCCGATCCTCCGCGCGGAGAATCTCACCAAGCACTTCGACACGAGCGAGGGATTCATCGACGACCTCCTCGGTCGGTCGCAGATGGTCAAGGCCGTCGACGGCGTCGACCTCGAACTCTACGAGGGCGAAACGCTCGGCGTCGTCGGCGAGAGTGGCTGTGGGAAGACGACGCTCGGACGGACGCTGCTCCGCTTGCTCGAACCAACCGACGGATCCGTGACCTACCGCCAGCGCGTCGACGACGCGACGGCTGGCGACGGCACGCGATCGACCGAGCGAGAGGAGATCGACCTGATGGATCTGTCGAGCCGGAAGCTCCGGAGCCTCCGGACGGACCTGCAGTACATTTTCCAGGATCCGTTCTCGAGTCTGAACCCACGACTCACCGTCGGAGACATCATCGGTGAGCCGCTGGACATCCACGACATCGCGAGCGGCCAGGAGCGCAACGACCGGATCAAGGTGCTCCTGGACACCGTCGGGCTCAACCCGAGCCACGTCAACCGGTATCCACACGAGTTCTCCGGTGGGCAGCGCCAGCGCATCGGGATCGCGCGAGCGCTGGCGGTCGACCCGGAGATCATCGTCTGTGACGAGCCGGTGAGCGCTCTGGACGTCAGCGTACAGGCGCAGATCCTGAACCTGCTCGAGGACCTCCAGGAGGAGTTCGGGCTCTCCTACGTCTTCATCGCCCACGACCTCAGCGTCGTCGAGCACATCTCCGACCGCATCGCGGTGATGTACCTCGGCGAGTTCGCGGAGGTCGGAACGACCGAGGAGATCTTCGAACCACCGTACCACCCCTACGCCGAAGCGCTTCTCTCGGCGATTCCCGAGCCCGACCCTGGCTGGGAGGGCGATCGCATCCTCCTGCCCGGGACCGTGCCGTCGCCGATCAACCCACCCAGCGGCTGCCGGTTCCACTCCCGGTGTCCGCGGGTGATCCAGCCCGAGAGCGTGGACCTGGAACAGGCGGACTGGCGGTCGCTGATGGACTTCAAGGTCCGGCTCCGGGAAGCCGAAGGCCTCGAATCGGTCACGGCAATCGAGGGCGCCGAGGAGACGTCCGCCGTCGATACCTCCTCCGAGATCACGGCCGAGGGACACGTCGATCCGGAGACCGCGTCGCGCGCCGAACTCGACACGCTCGTTCGCGACGAGTTCGAACTGCCGGCGACGCTCGCCGACAGCCGCGCGGAATCCGTCCTCTCGGACACGATCGGTGCGCTCCACGAGGGCGACGTTCGGGGCGCGAGCGAGCACATCGACGAGGAACTCCCCTCACCCTGCGAGACGACCACTCCCGAGCAGATCCACGTCGGCGGCACCCACCAGATCGCGTGTCTCCGTTACGACGACACCCACGAGGGAACGCGGCCGGTCTGGGAGGGCCAGAGTCCGGGCGACGCGACGGCGGACGATTAG
- a CDS encoding magnesium transporter produces MDARGSVWTIYRESLPVLLASLAGGIFAGFVLGTPAMVEGFESYPGLLLALPAFLATRGNVYGALGARIASGLHQGIVEPRLLWQRRLVNAVAAAVINGLTMSAFIALASWTILSVQPGRSPAPLFELVGVLVLAALATATVLIVGLLALVFAGYRRGVDPDNLIGPIVTTLGDVFGVVFLLVSMTAVGVVT; encoded by the coding sequence ATGGACGCTCGCGGGTCGGTCTGGACAATCTACCGCGAGTCGTTGCCAGTGCTGCTTGCTAGCCTCGCCGGCGGTATCTTCGCCGGCTTCGTGCTCGGGACGCCAGCGATGGTCGAGGGGTTCGAGTCCTACCCCGGCCTGCTGCTCGCGTTGCCGGCCTTCCTCGCCACGCGCGGAAACGTCTACGGGGCGCTCGGAGCACGAATCGCGAGCGGGCTCCACCAGGGGATCGTCGAACCCAGGCTACTGTGGCAGCGGCGCCTCGTGAACGCGGTCGCAGCCGCCGTGATCAACGGGCTCACGATGTCGGCGTTCATCGCTCTCGCGTCGTGGACGATACTCTCCGTGCAGCCTGGCCGATCGCCGGCACCGCTGTTCGAACTCGTCGGCGTGCTCGTGCTCGCCGCCCTCGCCACCGCGACCGTGCTGATCGTGGGGCTCCTCGCGCTGGTCTTCGCAGGCTACCGGCGCGGGGTGGACCCCGACAACCTCATCGGGCCGATCGTGACGACCCTTGGTGATGTCTTCGGCGTCGTCTTTCTCCTCGTTTCGATGACCGCCGTCGGGGTGGTGACCTGA
- a CDS encoding ABC transporter substrate-binding protein: MAQKANRVQDLTNRRRILQGLGALGVTSIAGCFGSGDGGGGGGGDGVNPVRDRVTVDPEDIVEGGTFSTAIPGGVDTFDEPYSSSAYATNMQGVLYEGLITTGADGTMYPWLASSYSQEEVNDVRAADYEPYMVEAEYGDEGAPQLDGQIVVEHPDNTGDGTDMFLTVNEAPDAVADGTYGMRYRFELEEGVEFHNGEEMTADNVVASYERTQGSALSGQVYDALLDVQADGDYAVDFYTQEPDAGFLRNTIIISIWPTEVTDLPPQAHDPRQGNEPMGTGPFVFEEFEPDQYFRATKNENYWFDTDKKDWFEGPDDFPNGPVVDEVDISIVPDPASRTAALRNGEVDLTFGLNTSNLTEFDNSENYRTAYTKGAGFNFFQFPVTVEPFTDARVRRAINHLIPRQQISDNIFNGWELPAWVPMPPLAAGMGTTDYDGMVEDLKSYNEYDQEEAASLVEEAVEENGWETPIEVTINTNANDDNRVAMCEVVVEALNQSDHFNASLDTYADLITMIGAFYQPSYAEEGNIAVVGLSGGFSPHGYAKAVHHPDNYLQCCNFQNIDDDDLNSLLQEARYGMEAVQDEEVRQERYEEVWERVLELNANSYGTHGATVGVHPTEGIYGFNTYPSTQSVVPYALYTPADEQITYIDR, translated from the coding sequence ATGGCGCAGAAAGCCAACCGCGTGCAGGACTTAACTAACCGACGACGGATTCTCCAGGGGCTCGGCGCCCTGGGCGTAACGAGTATCGCAGGCTGTTTCGGAAGCGGTGATGGCGGCGGTGGCGGTGGCGGCGACGGCGTGAATCCCGTCCGTGACCGCGTTACCGTCGACCCCGAAGACATCGTCGAGGGCGGAACGTTTAGCACTGCCATTCCCGGCGGCGTCGACACGTTCGACGAACCGTACAGCAGCTCCGCCTACGCGACCAACATGCAGGGAGTGCTTTACGAGGGCCTCATCACTACGGGTGCAGACGGCACGATGTATCCCTGGCTCGCCTCCTCGTACTCTCAGGAGGAAGTGAACGACGTCAGGGCGGCCGACTACGAACCCTACATGGTCGAGGCAGAGTACGGCGACGAGGGTGCCCCGCAGCTAGACGGGCAGATCGTCGTCGAGCATCCCGACAACACGGGCGACGGGACGGACATGTTCCTGACCGTCAACGAGGCGCCCGACGCCGTCGCGGACGGTACGTACGGGATGCGATACCGCTTCGAACTGGAGGAGGGCGTCGAGTTCCACAACGGCGAAGAGATGACGGCCGACAACGTCGTCGCCTCCTACGAGCGCACCCAGGGTTCGGCCCTCTCCGGGCAGGTCTACGACGCGCTGCTGGACGTGCAGGCCGACGGTGACTACGCCGTCGACTTCTACACCCAGGAGCCGGACGCCGGGTTCCTCCGCAACACGATCATCATTTCGATCTGGCCAACCGAGGTCACGGACCTTCCACCGCAGGCACACGACCCACGCCAGGGCAACGAGCCGATGGGGACTGGTCCGTTCGTGTTCGAGGAGTTCGAGCCCGACCAGTACTTCCGCGCGACGAAGAACGAGAACTACTGGTTCGACACGGACAAGAAGGACTGGTTCGAGGGGCCCGACGACTTCCCCAACGGTCCTGTCGTCGACGAAGTCGACATCAGCATCGTGCCCGATCCCGCGTCACGGACCGCCGCACTACGAAACGGCGAGGTCGACCTGACGTTCGGACTCAACACGTCGAACCTCACCGAGTTCGACAACTCCGAGAACTACCGGACGGCGTACACCAAGGGCGCCGGCTTCAACTTCTTCCAGTTCCCCGTCACCGTCGAACCCTTCACGGACGCGCGCGTCCGCCGGGCGATCAACCACCTGATCCCCCGACAGCAGATCTCGGACAACATCTTCAACGGCTGGGAGCTCCCTGCGTGGGTGCCGATGCCCCCGCTCGCAGCCGGCATGGGGACGACCGACTACGACGGGATGGTGGAGGACCTCAAGAGCTACAACGAGTACGATCAGGAGGAAGCGGCCAGTCTCGTCGAGGAAGCCGTCGAGGAGAACGGCTGGGAGACGCCCATCGAGGTCACGATCAACACGAACGCGAACGACGACAACCGCGTTGCGATGTGTGAGGTCGTCGTCGAGGCGCTGAACCAGTCGGATCACTTCAACGCGAGCCTGGACACGTACGCCGACCTCATCACGATGATCGGCGCGTTCTACCAGCCGTCCTACGCGGAAGAGGGGAACATTGCCGTCGTCGGCCTCTCCGGTGGCTTCAGTCCGCACGGCTACGCGAAGGCCGTCCACCATCCCGACAACTACCTCCAGTGCTGTAACTTCCAGAACATCGACGACGACGACCTCAACAGCCTGCTCCAGGAGGCTCGGTACGGAATGGAGGCCGTCCAGGACGAGGAGGTCCGACAGGAGCGGTACGAGGAAGTCTGGGAGCGTGTCCTGGAACTCAACGCCAACTCCTACGGAACCCACGGTGCGACCGTCGGCGTCCACCCGACCGAGGGCATCTACGGCTTCAACACCTACCCGAGCACGCAGAGCGTCGTTCCCTACGCTCTGTACACGCCAGCAGACGAACAGATCACGTACATCGACCGGTGA
- a CDS encoding ABC transporter permease gives MSGLRRFVLKRLLLTIPILWGVSVITFALVYLTPGDPVDLMTSLNPNISPAQEAALRERYGLNDPVYERYFDWMINALQGDFGRVYQTNRDVSDLVVERIPPTAALGLFGWAFGLIIAIPTGIYAAVKKDELADDVSRFVALFGISIPNFWLGLMLILIGALWLGWWPVLAPREPLYHPKMLWYLVLPGLTIGTASSAVLMRIMRSSMSEELNKEYVTAARAKGLPERTVILKHVLRNSLISVATVAAFLTANILAGSVVVEQVFNWPGLGRELVEAALDREVNLIMAITLFVGFVIIVMNLIADIVYAILDPRIRYD, from the coding sequence ATGAGTGGGCTACGTCGGTTCGTACTGAAGCGACTGCTACTGACCATCCCGATACTCTGGGGAGTCTCCGTCATTACGTTCGCCCTCGTCTACCTGACCCCCGGTGATCCGGTCGACCTGATGACGAGCCTGAATCCGAACATAAGTCCGGCCCAAGAGGCCGCACTTCGCGAGCGCTACGGCCTCAACGATCCGGTCTACGAGCGGTACTTCGACTGGATGATTAACGCGCTCCAGGGCGACTTCGGACGAGTCTACCAGACCAACCGCGACGTGTCGGACCTGGTCGTCGAACGGATCCCACCGACCGCTGCCCTCGGCCTCTTCGGCTGGGCCTTCGGTCTGATCATCGCGATCCCGACGGGGATCTACGCTGCGGTGAAGAAGGACGAGCTCGCTGACGACGTCAGCCGGTTCGTCGCACTCTTCGGGATCTCCATTCCGAACTTCTGGCTCGGGCTCATGCTGATCCTGATCGGCGCCCTGTGGCTGGGCTGGTGGCCTGTGCTTGCACCTCGGGAGCCACTCTACCACCCGAAAATGCTCTGGTACCTCGTCCTGCCCGGGCTCACGATCGGAACGGCGTCGTCAGCCGTACTGATGCGCATCATGCGGTCCTCGATGTCCGAGGAGTTGAACAAGGAGTACGTCACGGCCGCACGAGCCAAGGGGCTCCCGGAGCGGACAGTGATTCTGAAGCACGTCCTTCGAAACTCGCTGATCTCCGTCGCGACCGTAGCGGCGTTCCTGACGGCCAACATCCTCGCGGGGTCCGTCGTCGTCGAACAGGTATTCAACTGGCCGGGCCTCGGGAGAGAACTCGTAGAGGCTGCGTTGGACCGTGAGGTCAATCTCATCATGGCGATCACCCTCTTCGTTGGGTTCGTGATCATCGTCATGAACCTCATCGCAGACATCGTGTACGCCATCCTCGACCCGCGGATCAGATACGACTAG
- a CDS encoding J domain-containing protein, whose amino-acid sequence MHSVVLGWLAGLFAVMAAMLALTAAVVGWPILLLAIPLAAVAYLFWYHATGRLTERLRQRARRQGGRRRSAGTRRDRRRRRAAATGFGPQNDPDGSGGTYWREERRRARERTAAERGRDRAEPWAPGPGHRGSEASGRRPGAQPSNAGMSPDRARGVLGVRSDADAETIRDAYREKVKETHPDRGGSTDAFKRVNEAYETLDRAA is encoded by the coding sequence GTGCACTCGGTGGTCCTCGGCTGGCTGGCCGGCCTCTTCGCCGTCATGGCGGCGATGCTCGCCCTGACGGCGGCCGTCGTCGGCTGGCCGATCCTGCTGCTCGCGATTCCGCTGGCCGCGGTCGCGTACCTGTTCTGGTACCACGCGACCGGACGGCTGACCGAGCGGTTGCGCCAGCGGGCACGGCGGCAGGGTGGGCGCCGCCGGTCGGCTGGCACCCGACGAGACCGCCGTCGCCGTCGGGCTGCTGCGACGGGCTTCGGGCCCCAGAACGACCCGGACGGCAGCGGTGGTACCTACTGGCGCGAGGAGCGCCGGCGAGCGCGCGAGCGAACGGCTGCTGAGCGCGGACGGGACAGGGCGGAACCCTGGGCGCCCGGCCCCGGCCATCGTGGTAGTGAGGCGTCGGGACGGCGGCCAGGCGCGCAGCCGTCGAACGCCGGCATGTCGCCCGATCGAGCCCGCGGCGTGCTCGGTGTGCGGTCGGACGCGGACGCCGAAACGATCCGGGACGCCTACCGCGAGAAGGTCAAAGAGACGCATCCGGACCGTGGCGGCTCGACGGACGCGTTCAAGCGCGTCAACGAGGCCTACGAGACGCTAGACCGGGCGGCCTGA